One Streptomyces sp. R28 DNA window includes the following coding sequences:
- a CDS encoding protein jag, with the protein MTEGTTSAAAEGADTLNRLEQEGEIAADYLEGLLDIADLDGDIDMDVEADRAAVSIISDAGGRDLQKLVGREGEVLEALQELTRLAVHRETGDRSRLMLDIAGYRAKKRTELSELGAKAAAEVKSSGEPVKLNPMTPFERKVVHDAVKSAGLRSESEGEEPQRFVVVLPA; encoded by the coding sequence GTGACGGAAGGCACCACCTCCGCCGCTGCCGAGGGTGCAGACACCCTGAACCGCCTGGAGCAAGAGGGCGAGATCGCGGCGGACTACCTCGAGGGTCTGCTCGACATCGCCGACCTCGACGGCGACATCGACATGGACGTCGAGGCCGACCGCGCCGCTGTCTCGATCATCAGCGACGCGGGTGGCCGAGACCTGCAGAAGCTGGTCGGGCGTGAGGGCGAGGTGCTGGAGGCACTGCAGGAGCTCACGCGTCTGGCCGTGCACCGGGAGACCGGTGACCGTAGTCGGCTGATGCTGGACATCGCGGGCTACCGGGCCAAGAAGCGCACCGAGCTCTCCGAGCTGGGTGCCAAGGCGGCCGCCGAGGTCAAGAGCAGCGGCGAGCCCGTGAAGCTGAACCCGATGACGCCGTTCGAGCGCAAGGTCGTGCACGACGCGGTGAAGTCGGCGGGCCTGCGCAGCGAGTCCGAGGGCGAGGAGCCGCAGCGGTTCGTCGTCGTGCTTCCTGCCTGA
- the dnaN gene encoding DNA polymerase III subunit beta, protein MKIRVERDVLAEAVAWAARSLPARPPAPVLAGLLLKAEDGQLSLSSFDYEVSARVSVETEVEEEGTVLVSGRLLADICRALPNRPVEISTDGVRATVVCGSSRFTLHTLPVEEYPALPQMPTATGTVPGEVFASAAAQVAIAAGRDDTLPVLTGVRIEIEGDTVTLASTDRYRFAVREFLWKPENPEASAVALVPAKTLLDTAKALTSGDSVTLALSGSGAGEGLIGFEGAGRRTTTRLLEGDLPKYRSLFPTEFNSVAVIETAPFVEAVKRVALVAERNTPVRLSFEQGVLILEAGSSDDAQAVERVDAQLEGDDVSIAFNPTFLLDGLSAIDSPVAQLSFTTSTKPALLSGKPALDAEADEAYKYLIMPVRLSG, encoded by the coding sequence GTGAAGATCCGGGTGGAACGCGACGTACTCGCGGAGGCAGTGGCCTGGGCGGCGCGCAGCCTCCCGGCCCGTCCGCCGGCGCCTGTCCTCGCCGGCCTCCTCCTCAAGGCCGAGGACGGCCAGCTGAGCCTGTCCAGCTTCGACTACGAGGTCTCGGCGCGCGTGTCCGTGGAGACCGAGGTCGAGGAGGAGGGCACGGTGCTGGTATCCGGCCGCCTGCTCGCCGACATCTGCCGCGCTCTCCCCAACCGGCCGGTGGAGATTTCCACAGACGGTGTACGGGCGACCGTGGTCTGCGGCTCCTCCCGGTTCACACTCCACACCCTGCCTGTGGAGGAGTACCCGGCGCTGCCGCAGATGCCCACCGCGACCGGCACCGTGCCCGGCGAGGTCTTCGCCTCCGCCGCCGCCCAGGTCGCCATCGCGGCCGGCCGTGATGACACGCTGCCCGTCCTCACCGGTGTGCGCATCGAGATCGAGGGCGACACGGTGACACTGGCGTCCACCGACCGCTACCGCTTCGCGGTCCGAGAGTTCCTGTGGAAGCCGGAGAACCCGGAGGCCTCGGCCGTCGCCCTGGTCCCCGCCAAGACGCTCCTGGACACCGCCAAGGCGCTCACCAGCGGCGACAGTGTCACGCTGGCGCTGTCCGGCTCGGGTGCGGGCGAGGGCCTGATCGGCTTCGAGGGCGCCGGCCGTCGTACGACGACCCGTCTTCTCGAGGGTGACCTCCCGAAGTACCGCTCGCTGTTCCCGACGGAGTTCAACTCCGTGGCCGTCATCGAGACCGCCCCCTTCGTGGAGGCTGTCAAGCGTGTGGCGCTGGTCGCCGAGCGGAACACCCCGGTGCGGCTCAGCTTCGAGCAGGGCGTGCTCATCCTGGAGGCCGGTTCCAGCGACGACGCACAGGCTGTGGAGAGGGTCGACGCCCAGCTGGAGGGCGACGACGTGTCGATCGCCTTCAACCCGACCTTCCTGCTGGACGGTCTGAGCGCCATCGATTCCCCGGTGGCCCAGCTGTCCTTCACGACGTCCACGAAGCCGGCGCTGCTCAGCGGCAAGCCGGCGCTGGACGCCGAGGCGGACGAGGCCTACAAGTACCTGATCATGCCGGTGCGGTTGAGCGGCTGA
- a CDS encoding ParA family protein has product MGGSVHCEPEVEESESLRSDANIAGPMTDPVPGPRTESMGEDVSRETPPPMDDTPIGRAAQLAVEALGRAGEGLPRPEQTRVMVVANQKGGVGKTTTTVNLAASLALHGGRVLVIDLDPQGNASTALGIDHHAEVPSIYDVLVESRPLSEVVQPVPDVEGLFCAPATIDLAGAEIELVSLVARESRLQRAIQAYEQPLDYILIDCPPSLGLLTVNALVAGQEVLIPIQCEYYALEGLGQLLRNVDLVRGHLNPALHVSTILLTMYDGRTRLASQVADEVRTHFGDEVLRTSIPRSVRISEAPSYGQTVLTYDPGSSGALSYLEAAREIALKGVGVSYDPTHAHIGAQSNPSMVEGIQ; this is encoded by the coding sequence ATGGGAGGCTCTGTTCATTGCGAGCCTGAAGTCGAGGAGAGTGAATCCTTGCGGTCCGACGCCAACATCGCGGGACCGATGACCGATCCGGTCCCCGGTCCCCGTACCGAGTCGATGGGGGAGGATGTTTCACGTGAAACACCGCCCCCGATGGACGACACTCCCATCGGTCGTGCTGCCCAACTGGCGGTGGAGGCTCTAGGCCGCGCCGGCGAGGGCCTGCCGCGGCCCGAGCAGACCCGCGTCATGGTGGTCGCCAACCAGAAGGGGGGCGTGGGCAAGACGACAACGACCGTCAATCTTGCCGCGTCGCTGGCTCTGCATGGCGGTCGTGTGCTGGTCATCGATCTTGACCCGCAGGGCAATGCGTCCACGGCCCTGGGGATCGACCACCACGCCGAAGTGCCATCCATCTACGACGTGTTGGTCGAGAGCAGGCCGCTCTCGGAAGTCGTCCAGCCGGTCCCCGACGTCGAGGGACTCTTCTGTGCCCCCGCCACGATCGATCTCGCCGGTGCGGAGATCGAGCTGGTGTCCCTGGTGGCACGCGAGAGCCGACTGCAGCGGGCGATTCAGGCCTACGAGCAGCCGCTGGACTACATCCTCATCGACTGCCCGCCCTCGCTCGGCCTGTTGACGGTCAATGCGCTGGTGGCCGGTCAGGAGGTCCTGATCCCGATCCAGTGCGAGTACTACGCGCTGGAGGGCCTCGGCCAGCTGCTGCGCAACGTCGACCTGGTGCGGGGGCACCTCAACCCCGCCCTGCATGTATCGACGATCCTGCTCACCATGTACGACGGCCGGACGCGACTCGCCTCCCAGGTCGCGGACGAGGTACGCACCCACTTCGGCGACGAGGTGCTGCGGACGAGCATTCCCCGCTCGGTCCGTATCTCCGAGGCGCCGAGCTATGGACAGACAGTGCTGACGTACGATCCAGGGTCGAGTGGTGCCCTGTCTTATCTTGAGGCGGCACGAGAAATCGCGCTGAAGGGTGTCGGCGTCAGCTACGACCCGACGCATGCCCACATCGGCGCCCAGAGCAACCCGAGTATGGTGGAGGGGATCCAGTGA
- the gnd gene encoding phosphogluconate dehydrogenase (NAD(+)-dependent, decarboxylating) — protein sequence MELGLVGLGKMGGNMRERIRRAGHTVVGYDRNPDLADVHSLEELVGKLPGPRVVWVMVPAGAPTQSTIDELAELLEPGDVVVDGGNSRWTDDERHAEELAAKGIGFVDCGVSGGVWGLENGYALMYGGDAENVAKVQPIFDALKPEGDFGSVHAGKVGAGHFAKMVHNGIEYAMMQAYAEGWELLEKVDSVTDVREVFRSWQEGTVIRSWLLDLAVNALDEDEHLDKLRGYAQDSGEGRWTVEAAIDHAVPLPAITASLFARFASRQDDSPQMKMIAALRNQFGGHAVETK from the coding sequence ATGGAGCTCGGTCTCGTCGGCCTCGGCAAGATGGGCGGCAACATGCGCGAGCGGATACGCCGCGCGGGCCACACCGTCGTCGGATACGACCGCAACCCGGACCTCGCGGACGTCCACAGCCTGGAAGAGCTTGTGGGCAAGCTCCCCGGGCCGCGTGTGGTCTGGGTGATGGTCCCGGCCGGTGCCCCGACCCAGTCGACCATCGACGAGCTCGCCGAGCTGCTGGAGCCCGGTGACGTCGTGGTGGACGGCGGGAACTCCCGCTGGACGGACGACGAGCGGCACGCCGAGGAGCTGGCGGCCAAGGGCATCGGCTTCGTCGACTGCGGCGTCTCCGGCGGCGTCTGGGGCCTGGAGAACGGCTATGCGCTGATGTACGGCGGCGACGCGGAGAACGTCGCCAAGGTGCAGCCGATCTTCGACGCCCTCAAGCCCGAGGGTGACTTCGGGTCCGTGCACGCCGGCAAGGTCGGCGCGGGCCACTTCGCGAAGATGGTCCACAACGGCATCGAGTACGCGATGATGCAGGCCTACGCCGAGGGCTGGGAGCTGCTGGAGAAGGTCGACTCCGTGACCGACGTCCGGGAGGTCTTCCGCTCCTGGCAGGAGGGCACGGTCATCCGCTCCTGGCTGCTGGACCTCGCGGTGAACGCCCTCGACGAGGACGAGCACCTGGACAAGCTCAGGGGTTATGCACAGGACTCCGGCGAGGGACGCTGGACTGTGGAGGCCGCCATCGACCACGCGGTGCCGCTCCCGGCGATCACCGCGTCGCTGTTCGCGCGGTTCGCGTCCCGCCAGGACGACTCCCCGCAGATGAAGATGATCGCGGCGCTGCGGAACCAGTTCGGTGGCCACGCGGTCGAGACGAAGTAA
- the yidD gene encoding membrane protein insertion efficiency factor YidD: MKYPLLALIKLYQWTISPLLGPVCKYYPSCSHYGYTAIDRHGAIKGTALTAWRILRCNPWSLGGVDHVPPRKRPRWHEMLRNAWHARKGGHSAAETATEGKVPPSPAAETPSHVQGA, from the coding sequence ATGAAGTACCCACTGCTGGCCCTGATCAAGCTGTACCAGTGGACGATCAGTCCGCTGCTCGGGCCGGTGTGCAAGTACTACCCGTCGTGTTCCCACTACGGCTATACCGCCATCGACCGGCACGGTGCGATCAAGGGCACGGCACTCACCGCCTGGCGCATCCTGCGGTGCAATCCGTGGTCGCTGGGCGGCGTGGACCATGTCCCGCCGCGCAAGCGTCCGCGGTGGCACGAGATGCTGCGCAACGCTTGGCACGCACGCAAGGGCGGGCACTCCGCCGCCGAAACGGCCACCGAGGGGAAAGTTCCTCCGAGCCCGGCCGCAGAGACCCCGTCCCATGTCCAAGGAGCATGA
- the dnaA gene encoding chromosomal replication initiator protein DnaA has product MADVPADLAAVWPRVLEQLLGEGRGQGVEVKDEHWIRRCQPLALVADTALLAVPNEFAKGVLEGRLAPIVSETLSRECGRPIRIAITVDDSVGEPPAPPVPPAPPQPRYEEPELPPYDGYGRHRADDHRPGPSSDPLPTARPAYPNEYQRPEPGPGSWPRPPQDEYGWQQQRLGFPERDPYASPSQDSYAQDSYAQDSYGSRSPSQDYRPQPMERPSYDGHRDGHRPDYEQQRPDYDQPRGDYDRDTRRDLPEPPPGSGHVHRGGPVGANLPTTGAPGPLAAQPAPAPGPGEPTARLNPKYLFDTFVIGASNRFAHAAAVAVAEAPAKAYNPLFIYGESGLGKTHLLHAIGHYARSLYPGTRVRYVSSEEFTNEFINSIRDGKGDSFRKRYREMDILLVDDIQFLADKESTQEEFFHTFNTLHNANKQIVLSSDRPPKQLVTLEDRLRNRFEWGLITDVQPPELETRIAILRKKAVQEQLNAPPEVLEFIASRISRNIRELEGALIRVTAFASLNRQPVDLGLTEIVLKDLIPGGDDATPEITSTAIMGATADYFGLTVEDLCGSSRGRQLVTARQIAMYLCRELTDLSLPKIGALFGGRDHTTVMHADRKIRNLMAERRSIYNQVTELTNRIKNG; this is encoded by the coding sequence GTGGCTGATGTACCTGCCGATCTTGCCGCAGTGTGGCCACGAGTACTGGAGCAACTCCTCGGTGAGGGCCGAGGACAGGGTGTCGAGGTGAAGGACGAGCACTGGATCCGGCGCTGCCAGCCCCTCGCACTGGTCGCCGACACCGCCCTGCTCGCAGTACCGAACGAGTTTGCGAAGGGCGTACTAGAGGGCCGCCTGGCCCCGATCGTCAGCGAGACCCTGAGCCGCGAGTGCGGCCGCCCCATCCGCATCGCGATCACCGTCGACGACTCCGTCGGCGAGCCCCCGGCGCCGCCAGTACCCCCTGCCCCGCCCCAGCCACGCTACGAAGAGCCGGAACTCCCCCCGTACGACGGCTACGGCCGCCACCGCGCCGACGACCACCGGCCCGGCCCCTCCAGCGACCCGCTGCCCACCGCCCGTCCGGCCTATCCGAACGAGTACCAGCGCCCCGAGCCCGGCCCCGGCAGCTGGCCGCGCCCGCCCCAGGACGAGTACGGCTGGCAGCAGCAACGGCTCGGCTTCCCGGAGCGGGACCCGTACGCATCGCCGTCGCAGGACTCCTACGCACAGGACTCGTACGCACAGGACTCCTACGGCTCGCGCTCGCCCTCCCAGGACTACCGCCCGCAGCCGATGGAGCGGCCGTCGTACGACGGACACCGCGACGGACACCGCCCCGACTATGAGCAGCAGCGGCCCGACTACGACCAGCCGCGCGGCGACTACGACCGTGACACCCGCCGCGACCTGCCCGAGCCGCCCCCCGGCTCCGGCCATGTGCACCGCGGCGGCCCCGTCGGCGCGAACCTGCCCACCACCGGCGCCCCCGGCCCACTTGCCGCACAGCCCGCGCCGGCGCCCGGGCCCGGCGAACCGACCGCGCGCCTGAACCCGAAGTACCTCTTCGACACGTTCGTCATCGGTGCCTCCAACCGCTTCGCGCACGCGGCCGCGGTCGCCGTCGCCGAGGCACCCGCGAAGGCCTACAACCCCCTCTTCATCTACGGGGAGTCGGGCCTCGGCAAGACCCACCTGCTGCACGCGATCGGGCACTACGCGCGCAGCCTCTATCCCGGCACGCGCGTGCGGTACGTGAGCTCGGAGGAGTTCACCAACGAGTTCATCAACTCCATCCGCGACGGCAAGGGCGACAGCTTCCGCAAGCGCTACCGCGAGATGGACATCCTGCTCGTCGACGACATCCAGTTCCTCGCGGACAAGGAGTCGACGCAGGAGGAGTTCTTCCACACGTTCAACACGCTCCACAACGCCAACAAGCAGATCGTGCTCTCCAGCGACCGGCCGCCGAAGCAACTGGTCACGCTGGAGGACCGGCTGAGGAACCGTTTCGAGTGGGGCCTGATCACCGACGTCCAGCCGCCGGAGCTGGAGACGCGTATCGCGATCCTCCGCAAGAAAGCGGTGCAGGAGCAGCTCAACGCCCCGCCGGAGGTTCTGGAGTTCATCGCCTCCCGCATCTCGCGCAACATCCGCGAGCTGGAGGGCGCGCTGATCCGGGTGACGGCGTTCGCGTCGCTCAATCGGCAGCCGGTGGACCTGGGCCTGACGGAGATCGTCCTCAAGGACCTGATCCCCGGCGGCGACGACGCGACACCGGAGATCACCTCGACGGCCATCATGGGCGCGACCGCCGACTACTTCGGCCTCACGGTCGAGGACCTGTGCGGCAGCTCGCGCGGCCGCCAGCTCGTCACGGCCCGGCAGATCGCCATGTACCTGTGCCGTGAGCTGACGGACCTGTCCCTGCCGAAGATCGGCGCACTGTTCGGCGGCCGCGACCACACCACGGTGATGCACGCCGACCGCAAGATCCGCAATCTGATGGCCGAGCGACGCTCCATCTACAACCAGGTCACCGAGCTGACCAACCGCATCAAGAACGGCTGA
- a CDS encoding ParB/RepB/Spo0J family partition protein, whose protein sequence is MSERRRGLGRGLGALIPAAPTEKTVAPAALGGAASVSPAAGPVLTDRGVAAAKVATLPPVSRETEELSPNGAVETPASSMGAHFAEIPLDAITPNPRQPREVFDEDALQELVTSIQEVGLLQPIVVRQIGPARYELIMGERRWRACREAGLDAIPAIVRATDDEKLLLDALLENLHRAQLNPIEEAAAYDQLLKDFNCTHDQLADRIGRSRPQVSNTLRLLKLSPKVQNRVAAGVLSAGHARALLSVEDAEEQERLAYRVVAEGLSVRSVEEIVTLMGSRPQKTQRSRGPRAGSVPSPALSDLATRLSDRFETRVKVELGQKKGKITVEFASPDDLERILSTLAPGEKLALQKSLLDDDAEETEA, encoded by the coding sequence GTGAGCGAGCGACGGAGGGGTTTGGGCCGTGGTCTAGGCGCACTGATCCCTGCTGCACCGACAGAGAAGACGGTGGCCCCGGCTGCGCTGGGGGGTGCTGCTTCCGTATCGCCGGCTGCCGGCCCGGTGCTGACCGACCGCGGGGTGGCAGCGGCCAAGGTGGCCACCCTGCCGCCTGTTTCACGTGAAACCGAGGAGTTGTCGCCGAACGGCGCCGTGGAGACGCCCGCGTCTTCCATGGGTGCCCACTTCGCGGAGATCCCCCTCGATGCGATCACGCCGAACCCGCGGCAGCCGCGTGAGGTCTTCGACGAGGACGCCCTGCAGGAACTCGTCACCTCCATCCAGGAGGTGGGGCTTCTCCAGCCGATCGTCGTACGGCAGATCGGCCCCGCTCGGTACGAGCTCATCATGGGCGAGCGCCGCTGGCGGGCCTGCCGTGAGGCCGGTCTGGATGCGATCCCGGCGATCGTGCGGGCCACGGACGACGAGAAGCTCCTCCTGGACGCCCTCCTGGAGAACCTGCACCGCGCTCAGCTGAATCCGATCGAAGAGGCGGCCGCCTACGATCAGCTGCTGAAGGACTTCAACTGCACGCACGACCAGCTGGCGGACCGCATCGGCCGTTCTCGCCCGCAGGTCTCCAACACGCTGCGTCTGCTGAAGCTGTCGCCCAAGGTACAGAACCGGGTGGCCGCCGGCGTGCTCTCCGCCGGGCATGCGCGGGCGTTGCTCTCCGTCGAGGACGCGGAGGAGCAGGAGCGGCTGGCCTACCGGGTCGTGGCCGAGGGGCTTTCGGTCCGCTCAGTCGAAGAGATCGTGACCCTGATGGGCTCCCGCCCACAGAAGACCCAGCGTTCCAGGGGGCCTCGGGCCGGCTCCGTGCCCTCCCCGGCGCTGTCCGACCTCGCGACCCGGCTCTCGGATCGCTTTGAGACTCGGGTGAAGGTCGAACTGGGCCAGAAGAAGGGCAAGATCACCGTCGAGTTCGCCTCTCCGGATGACCTCGAGAGGATCCTCAGCACGCTCGCTCCGGGCGAGAAGCTGGCTCTGCAGAAGAGCCTCCTGGACGATGACGCGGAGGAGACCGAGGCCTGA
- the rsmG gene encoding 16S rRNA (guanine(527)-N(7))-methyltransferase RsmG yields the protein MTEAAELPPAPEQAREVFGDRYADAVRYAELLAEAGVQRGLIGPREVPRLWERHLLNCAVLSEVVPEGVTVCDVGSGAGLPGIPLALVREDLKITLLEPLLRRTNFLSEVVELLGLDHVTVVRGRAEEVMGKLTPVHVVTARAVAPLDRLATWGIPLLRPYGEMLALKGDAAEEELKSAGAALSKLGAVETSIIHVGEGVVDPMSTVVRVEVGESPGGVRFAAKRAKAARTGRARRRR from the coding sequence GTGACGGAGGCAGCGGAGCTTCCCCCTGCGCCCGAGCAGGCGCGTGAGGTGTTCGGCGATCGCTACGCAGATGCGGTCCGCTATGCCGAACTGCTGGCTGAGGCGGGTGTGCAGCGGGGCCTGATCGGCCCGCGAGAGGTGCCCCGCTTGTGGGAGCGGCATCTGCTGAACTGCGCGGTGCTCTCCGAGGTCGTTCCCGAGGGTGTGACGGTGTGCGACGTCGGCTCGGGCGCCGGCCTGCCCGGCATTCCCCTGGCGCTGGTCCGGGAGGACCTTAAGATCACGCTGCTGGAGCCCCTGCTGCGGCGTACAAACTTCCTGTCGGAGGTTGTGGAGCTGCTGGGGCTGGACCATGTGACGGTCGTCCGCGGTCGTGCCGAAGAGGTCATGGGGAAGCTGACGCCGGTGCACGTGGTGACTGCGCGGGCGGTGGCGCCGCTGGACCGGCTGGCCACCTGGGGCATCCCGCTGCTGCGCCCCTACGGCGAGATGCTCGCCCTCAAGGGCGACGCGGCGGAAGAGGAGCTGAAGAGCGCGGGGGCGGCTCTGAGCAAGCTGGGAGCGGTCGAGACGTCGATCATCCATGTCGGGGAGGGCGTGGTGGATCCGATGTCCACGGTCGTGCGCGTCGAGGTCGGGGAGAGCCCGGGTGGTGTGCGCTTCGCTGCGAAGAGGGCGAAGGCGGCCAGGACGGGTCGCGCTCGCCGGCGTCGCTGA
- the rnpA gene encoding ribonuclease P protein component, whose amino-acid sequence MLPTENRLRRREDFATAVRRGRRAGRQHLVVHLRSGATDPHAPGESAPPTRAGFVVSKAVGGAVVRNKVKRRLRHLMRDRVDQLPPGSLVVVRALPGAGDADHAQLAQDLDAALQRLLGGGAR is encoded by the coding sequence GTGCTGCCCACCGAGAACCGGCTGAGGCGGCGCGAGGACTTCGCGACCGCGGTACGACGAGGACGCCGAGCAGGGCGTCAGCACCTCGTTGTCCATCTTCGTAGCGGTGCCACGGACCCCCACGCGCCTGGGGAGAGCGCTCCCCCGACGCGTGCGGGTTTCGTCGTGAGCAAGGCAGTGGGCGGCGCGGTCGTGCGGAACAAGGTGAAGCGCAGGCTTCGCCATCTGATGCGCGACCGAGTCGACCAGCTGCCCCCCGGTAGCCTGGTAGTCGTACGAGCGCTGCCCGGTGCGGGCGACGCCGACCATGCACAGCTGGCCCAAGACCTGGATGCCGCTCTGCAGCGGCTGCTGGGAGGGGGCGCGCGATGA
- the yidC gene encoding membrane protein insertase YidC, protein MDTIASLFSFITTPVSWVIVQFHTVYGAIFGPDTGWAWGLSIVSLVILIRICLIPLFVKQIKATRAMQTLQPEMKKIQERYKNDKQRQSEEMMKLYKETGTNPLSSCLPILAQSPFFFALYHVLNGIANNDTVGVINQSLLASAQKAHIFGAPLAAKFTDSSSDVAALDASLTTVRIVTAVMIVLMSASQFYTQRQLMTKNVDTTVKTPFMQQQKMLMYVFPIMFAVFGINFPVGVLVYWLTTNVWTMGQQMYVIRNNPTPGSKAQAAYLERLTKHVTHHGKTRGRGERTIVKAIVAKGRDRNEHERKFINGLSKAGLAAQADGTVVKSEGAVATVTEDGTPTTAAVPKRQQPKRQSKSQRQGGGPKQADEPTSLKKADEPEDANKPEDAKKATQKSGGGTRSKAQSGQRKGGPQRPKSPSKK, encoded by the coding sequence GTGGACACGATTGCCAGCCTCTTCAGCTTCATCACGACACCCGTTTCCTGGGTCATCGTCCAGTTCCATACGGTGTACGGCGCCATCTTCGGCCCTGACACCGGGTGGGCCTGGGGCCTGTCCATCGTGTCCCTGGTGATTCTGATCCGTATCTGCCTGATCCCGCTGTTCGTGAAGCAGATCAAGGCGACTCGGGCCATGCAGACGCTCCAGCCGGAGATGAAGAAGATCCAGGAGCGCTACAAGAACGACAAACAGCGTCAGTCCGAAGAGATGATGAAGCTGTACAAGGAGACGGGCACCAACCCGCTCTCCTCGTGCCTTCCCATCCTGGCGCAGTCGCCGTTCTTCTTCGCCCTGTACCACGTGCTCAATGGCATCGCGAACAACGACACCGTCGGTGTCATCAACCAGAGCCTGCTGGCGAGCGCGCAGAAGGCGCACATCTTCGGTGCCCCGCTGGCCGCGAAGTTCACCGACAGCTCCTCTGACGTCGCCGCCCTCGATGCGTCGCTGACCACTGTCCGCATCGTCACCGCGGTCATGATCGTCCTGATGTCGGCGTCGCAGTTCTACACGCAGCGCCAGCTGATGACGAAGAACGTCGACACGACGGTGAAGACGCCGTTCATGCAGCAGCAGAAGATGCTGATGTACGTCTTCCCCATCATGTTCGCCGTCTTCGGCATCAACTTCCCCGTCGGTGTGCTCGTCTACTGGCTGACCACCAACGTGTGGACCATGGGCCAGCAGATGTACGTCATCCGCAACAACCCGACTCCGGGTTCCAAGGCCCAGGCCGCGTACCTGGAGCGCCTGACCAAGCACGTCACGCACCACGGCAAGACCCGAGGCCGCGGCGAGCGCACCATCGTCAAGGCCATCGTGGCCAAGGGCCGCGACCGCAACGAGCACGAGCGCAAGTTCATCAACGGCCTGAGCAAGGCCGGCCTCGCGGCGCAGGCAGACGGCACCGTGGTGAAGAGCGAGGGCGCTGTCGCCACCGTGACCGAGGACGGTACGCCGACCACCGCAGCTGTCCCCAAGCGTCAGCAGCCGAAGCGGCAGAGCAAGTCCCAGCGTCAGGGTGGCGGCCCGAAGCAGGCCGATGAGCCGACGTCGCTGAAGAAGGCCGACGAGCCCGAGGACGCCAACAAGCCTGAGGACGCCAAGAAGGCCACGCAGAAGTCCGGCGGCGGCACCCGCAGCAAGGCCCAGTCCGGGCAGCGCAAGGGCGGTCCACAGCGCCCCAAGTCCCCGTCCAAGAAGTAA
- the rpmH gene encoding 50S ribosomal protein L34: MSKRTFQPNNRRRAKTHGFRLRMRTRAGRAILASRRSKGRARLSA; this comes from the coding sequence GTGAGCAAGCGCACCTTCCAGCCGAACAACCGTCGTCGCGCGAAGACCCACGGCTTCCGGTTGCGTATGCGCACCCGTGCCGGCCGCGCGATTCTCGCGTCCCGCCGTAGCAAGGGTCGCGCCCGTCTGTCCGCCTGA